In Paenacidovorax monticola, the genomic window TGAACGCATCCTGGATGCTCCCGTAGGCCTGGTTGAGCTGCCCGGCCACGGCGGCGCCGCTCTGGTCGGCGCGCGTGCGCTCGGCGAAGGGCTTGAGCATGACGAACACGATGCCCGAGTTGGAGCTGTTCGTGAAGCCGTTGATCGACAGGCCCGGGAACGCGATCGCATCCTCCACATTGGGGTTCTTGCGCGTGATCTCGCCCATGCGGTGGATCACCTCCTCGGTGCGGTCCAGCGTGGCGCCGTCGGGCAGTTGCGCGAAGCCGATCAGGTACTGCTTGTCCTGCGCGGGCACGAAGCCGCTGGGCACGGCCTTGAACAGGCCCCAGGTCACGCCCACGAGTGCGAGGTAGACCGCGAGCATGAGCGCCTTGCGCCCGATCACGCCGCGCACGCCGCCGCTGTAGGCCTCGGAGCCACGGTGGAACACCGCATTGAAGCGGCGGAAGAAGCCGCCCAGCACGCGGTCCATGCCGCGCGTGAGCGCGTCCTTGGGCTCATGGTGGCCCTTGAGCAGCAGCGCGCTCAGGGCAGGCGACAGCGTGAGCGAGTTGATCGCCGAGATCACCGTGGAGATCGCGATGGTCACCGCGAACTGGCGGTAGAACTGGCCCGTGAGCCCGCTGATGAAGGCCAGCGGCACGAACACGGCCACGAGCACCAGCGCGATGGCGATGATGGGGCCCGACACCTCGCGCATGGCGCGGTAGGTGGCGTCGCGCGGGGACAGGCCCGAGGCGATGTTGCGCTCCACGTTCTCCACCACGACGATGGCGTCGTCCACCACGATGCCGATGGCCAGCACCAGGCCGAACAGCGAGAGCGCGTTGATCGAGAAGCCCAGCAGGTGCAGCACGGCGAACGTGCCCACCACCGACACCGGCACGGCCAGCAGCGGAATGATGGAGGCGCGCCAGGTCTGCAGGAAGAGGATCACCACCAGCACCACGAGCGCGATGGCTTCGAGCAGCGTCTGCACCACCGACTTGATCGAGGCGCGCACGAACTGCGTGGGATCGTAGGCGATGCGGTACTCCACGCCCTCAGGCATGTGCTTCTGCAGCTCGGTCATGGTCTTGCGCACATTGGCCGAGATGTCGAGCGCGTTCGAGCCCGGTGCCTGGAACACGCCGATGCCCACGGCCGGGTCGTTGTTGAGCAGCGAGCGCAGCGAGTAGTCGGCCGCGCCGAGTTGCAGGCGCGCGATGTCGCGCAGGCGCGTCACCGCACCGTCGCTGCCGGTCTTGACGATGATGTCGCCGAACTCTTCCTCGGTGGTCAGGCGGCCCTGGGCGTTGATGGACAGTTGCATGTCCACGCCTGGCAGGCCTGGCGAAGCGCCCACCACGCCGGCCGCGGCCTGGATGTTCTGGCTGCGGATCGCGGCCACCACGTCGCTGGCCGACAGACCGCGCTGCGCGACCTTCTGCGGGTCGAGCCAGACGCGCATGGCGTATTCGCCGCCGCCCCAGATCTGCACCTGGCCCACGCCGGGAATGCGTGCGAGCCGGTCCTTGACGTTGAGCACCGCGTAGTTGCGCAGGTAGTCGATGTCGTAGCGGCCGTTGGGCGAGACCATGTGCACCACCATGGTGATGTCCGGCGAGCTCTTGACGGTGGTGATGCCCAGGCGGCGCACCTCCTCGGGCAGGCGCGGCTCGGCCTGCGAGACGCGGTTCTGCACGAGCTGCTGCGCCTTGTCTGGGTCGGTGCCGAGCGCGAAGGTGACGGACAGCGTCATCACGCCGTCGGTCGTGGCCTGGCTGCTCATGTAGAGCATGCCTTCCACGCCGTTGATGGCCTCCTCGAGCGGCGTGGCCACGGTCTCGGCAATCACCTTGGGGTTCGCGCCCGGGTACTGTGCGCGCACCACCACCGAGGGCGGCGCGACCTCGGGGTATTCCGAGATCGGCAGCGACCGCATGGCGATGAGGCCCGAGAGAAAGATGAGCACCGACAGCACCCCGGCGAAGATGGGGCGGTCGATGAAGAAGCGGGAGAGATTCATGATCGTGAATCCTTGAGCGCCTTAGGCGGCGGGCGATTTGGCGGCGGTGCGCGCCTGCGCGCCCTCGCCCTGGATTTCGGACTTGGCGGCCATGGGCACGGCCTGGGGCGCCACCACGGCGCCGGGGCGCACGCGCTGCAGGCCGTTCACGACAATGGTCTCGCCGGCCTTGAGGCCCGACGTGACCACGCGCAGGCCTTCGAACGGCGCGCCGAGCTGCACCTCGCGGTACTCGGCCTTGTTGCCTTCGCCCACCACCATCACGTATTTCTTGTTCTGGTCGGTGCCCACGGCGCGCTCGTTGATGAGCAGCGCCTGCGTGCTGCGCGCCTGGCCCATGCGGATGCGCGCGAACTGGCCGGGCATGAGTGCGCCGTCCTGGTTGTCGAACGCGGCGCGCACGCGCACCGTGCCACTCTTGACATCAACGAGGTTGTCGATGAGCTGCAGCCGGCCCTTGTAGGGCATGCCGCCCGTGGTGCCGGTGCCGATCTGCACGGGGATGCGGTCGATGGCCGCACGCGCGCCCGCGCCGCCAGGCAGGTCCTGCAGCGCACGCGCCACCACCTGCTCGTCGGCGTCGAAGCTCGCGTAGATCGGGCTCACCGAGACCAGCGTGGTGAGCACCGGCGCGCCCGGCCCCGCGGCCACGAGGTTGCCCACCGTCACCTCGATGCGGCCCACGCGGCCCGCGATAGGCGCGCGCACCTGGGTGTAGCCCAGGTTCAGGCGCGCCGTCTGCAGCGCGGCCTGCGCGGCGCGCAGGTTGGCGTCGGCCTCGCGCTGGGCGTTCTGGCGCTCGTCGTGCTCTCGCTGGGCGATGGCGCGCTCTTCCCACAGGCGGGTGGCGCGCTCCATCTCGCTGCGCGTGTACGACACGCGGGCCTGCGCGGCCACCACCTGGGCCTCGGCGCGGTCCACCTCGGCGGCATAGGGCGCGGGATCCACGGTGAAGAGCAGGTCGCCCTGCTTCACCAGGGCCCCTTCCCGAAAATGCGAGGCCTGCACGGCACCAGCCACGCGCGGGCGGATCTCCACGCGCTGCACGGCTTCGAGCCGGCCCGAGAATTCGTCCCACAGGGCGATGTCCTGCTGCAGCACGGCCGCAACGGACACGGGCATCGCGGGCGGAGCGGCATCGGCGCCGCCGCCCTGGGCGCGCGAATCCCGCAGGCCGAATACGGCACCGCCCACGGCGATGACAGCGGCGGCGGCCACAGCGGTCACCCCCAGCGGCGGCGGGCGGACGAAAGAGCATTCGAGTTCATGGTGAGTCCTCCAAGTCGTACAAAAACAGGTTCAATCAAAGCGGTGGCGGGCTTTGGGCAAAGCTCCGCCCTCCGGCATGGCATGCCGGAAAAATCGCAACAGCAGGAAACCGGGGGCCGGTTCTTCAGGAACGGGCCGGAGTATCAAACCTCACCTAATGTTGAGGTCAAGCGCTCCCGGTGCTCAACCCTAGAAAACCAAGGTCATTCGGGCGCCCGACATCGCGTCGCCTCGAAAAAACGTTCGAACTGCGCCTGCACCTGCGGCGCGCAGGGGCAGCGCTGCGCACCCGGCTGCAGCAGGGACTCGGGCCACTGGTCCACCTGGGTGAACACATGGCGGTGCACCTGCTGGCCGGCCGCCTCCAGCCGGTCGGCATAGGCCAGCGCCTCGTCGCGCAGCGGGTCGGCGTCGCCCACCAGCACCAGGGTAGGAGGCAGGCCCGCCAGGCGCTGCGCGCCTGCGGGCACCGCATAGGGGTGCTCGGCGTCACGCGCGCTGCGCAGGAACTTCATCCAGCCCTCGGCCCACTTGCAGGCCGTGGCGGCCCCCGTGGCTTCGCGCTGCGAAGCCGTGGCCACGCAGGGGTCGAGCATGGGCGACAGCAGGATCTGCCCCGCCACGGGCGGGTGCAGGCGGTCGCGCGCCATCAGAGCCACGCCGGCCGCGAGGTTGCCGCCGGCCTCCTCGCCCGCGAGGTACACCGGCGCGCCGGCCCCCGCGAGCTTGGCGCGGTGCCGGTAGGCCCATGCCAGCACGGCGTAGCCCGTTTCGAGCGGCTGCGGAAACGGGTGCGCGGGCGACAGTGGATACGCCACCGACACCACGCAAGCCCCCGCCGCCTGCAGCAGGCCCGCCACGGTACAGCCGTTGTCGAGGTCACCCGAGACAAAGGCGCCGCCATGGAAATGCACCACGAGCGGCAGGACCGCGCCGTGCTTGCGCTGGCCGTACACGCGCACGGCGACGCTCTGGCCCTTGGCCACCTCAATGGTGGCATCGGTACCCGTCGAAGGCGTGGCCGGCAGTGTGGAAGTCGGTGTGGTGTATGGCATGGCGTTGGGCCGGGTCCAGCCCGGAGGCATGACCCGGTGATGGGAAATGTAGCGACGCAATACTGGACGATAAACCAGTGAAATGCCATCGCACTGTTTCCGAAAGCCGAACAATCGGCCTGGACTTCGCATGTGAGAATGCCTGCGGCCCCAAGAGGGCCGCCAAGGAAGGAGAGCCCATGGACCAGATACAGGCCATGCGCGTATTCGCGCGGGTGGTGGAAGCCGGCACATTCACGCGCGCCGCCGATTCGTTGCAACTGCCCAAGGGCACCATCACCAAGCACGTGCAGGCGCTGGAGGCGCGGCTGCGCGTGAAGCTGCTCAACCGCACGACGCGGCGCGTCACCGTCACCGCCGACGGCGCGGCCTACTACGACCGCGTGGTACGGCTGCTGGCCGACTTCGAGGACATCGAGGCCAGCATGACCAACGCGCGCGCCAACCCGCGCGGGCGCCTGCGCGTGGACGTGGGCACCTCGGTGGCGCGCATGCTCATCATCCCGCGCCTGGCGGAGTTCCACGCACGCTACCCCGACATCCAGGTGGACCTGGGCGTGAGCGACCGCATCGTGGACCTGGTGGGCGACAACGTGGACTGCGTGATCCGTGGCGGCGACCTGACCGACCAGTCGCTCGTGGCGCGGCGCATCGGCAACCTCGAGTTCATCACCGTGGCTTCGCCCGAATACCTGCGCCGCCACGGCACGCCCGCGCACCCGCTGGACATCGAGCGCGCGCACCAGGCCGTGACCTATTTCTCGCCGCTCACGGGGCGGCACTACCCGCTCGAATTCCACCAGGGCGGCGAGGTGATCGAGATCCCCGGCCCCTACCGGGTCAGCGTGAACGAGAGCAACGCCTATGTGGCTGCCGTGCTCGCGGGCCTGGGTATAGGCCAGATCACCACCTACCAGGCGCTGCCGCATTTCGAGCGCGGCGAACTCGTGCCGCTGCTGCCTGAATGGAGCCACCCGCTGCTGCCCGTGTACGTGGTGTACCCGCCCAACCGCCACCTGAGCGCCAAGGTGCGCGCCTTCGTGGACTGGGCGGCCGAGCTGTTCGCCGCCGAGCCCCATCTGCAGCGCGCCCAGCCTCTGGCGGCGGGCACGCCCGCCATGGCCGCGCCGCCCTCGGCGCCCGTGCTGCGGCTGGGCGGCACGCCCGAGCCGCTGCGGCTCAGCGCGCCAGCGCAGCCTGCGTGATGCTGCTGAGCGTGCCGCGCGTGGTGATGATCTCGGGGCTCAGCGGGATCTCGATCAGCGTGCCCGTGGGCGCGGCCAGCGCGCGCAGCAGGGCCGCCTCGAAGTCTTGTGTGCGCTCCACGCGCTCCGCCGCATAGCCGTAGGCGCGCGCGAGCGCACAAAAGTCGGGGTTGGTCAGTGCCGAGCCGCTGATGTGGTTCGGGTACTCGCGCTCCTGGTGCATGCGGATGGTGCCGTACATGCCGTTGTTGAGCAGCACGATGATGCTCTTGCCGCCATGCTGCATGGCCGTGGCCAACTCCTGCCCGTTCATGAGGAAGTCGCCATCGCCCGCGATGGTGAAGGCCGTGCGGCCCGTGGCGATGCTCGCCGCGATACCCGCGGGCACGCCATAGCCCATGGCGCCGTTGGTGGGCGCAAGCTGCGTCTTGTGGCCCTTGACGATGCCGTGGTAGCGGTAGTAGCGGTGCACCCAGCTCGCGAAGTTGCCCGCGCCGTTGGTGAGCACGGCGTCCTGCGGCAGGTGGCGCTGCAGCGTGGCCACGATGGCTGGCATGTCCACCACGCCAGGCCCCTCCGGCGCCAGGCCCGGCAGGGCCTGGGACTGCAGGTTGGCCTCGTAGTCGGCATGGGCGGCCGCGCTCCAGTCTGCCCAGGGCACGCTCGCGGGCGCGGGCAGGCCCGCAAGGGCCTGCAGGGCGGCGGGCGCCGTGGCGCACAGGGCCAGATCGGCCTGGTAGACACGGCCCAGTTCCTCGGCGCTCACGTGCAGGTGCACCAGCTTTTGCGCCGGGCGCGGCGCCTGCAGCAGCGTGTAGCCGCCCGTGGTCATCTCGCCCAGGCGCACGCCCAGGGCCAGCACGAGGTCGGCCTCGCGGATGCGCGCGGCCAGCTTGGGGTTGATGCCGATGCCCACATCGCCCGCGTACAGCGGGTGGTGGTTGTCGAAGGTGTCCTGGAAGCGGAAAGCGTTGCCCACGGGCAGTTGCCAATGCTCGGCGAAGCGCTGCAGGTCGCGCGCGGCCTCGGGCGTCCAGCCGGGGCCGCCCGCGATGACGAAGGGGCTCTTCGCATTCGATAGCAGCTCGCGCAGTTCGGACAGACGCTGCGGGGCAATGGCGCTCTCCACGGGCTGTACGCGCGGCAGCGGCTCACCCTCCACCATTTGCGTGAGCATGTCCTCGGGCAGAACGAGCACCACGGGGCCGGGGCGGCCCTGCAGCGCCGTGGCGAAGGCGCGCGCCACGTATTCAGGGATGCGGCGCGCGTCGTCGATGCGCTCCACGCGCTTGGCGAAGCCCTTGGTGGAGGGGCCGAAGAAGGCGGCGAAGTCCACCTCCTGGAAGGCCTCGCGGTCGCGCATGTCGCTGCCCACATCGCCCACCAGCAGCACCATGGGCGTGGAGTCCTGGAACGCCGTGTGCACGCCGATGGAGGCATTGGTGGCACCCGGCCCGCGCGTGACCATGCACACGCCGGGCCGCCCCGTGAGCTTGCCGTAGGCCTCGGCCATGAAGGCTGCGCCGCCCTCCTGGCGGCAGGTGACGAAGCGGATGCGCTCGCGGTGCGCGTACAGGCCGTCGAGCACGGCGAGGTAGCTTTCGCCGGGCACGCCGAAGGCGGTGTCCACGCCTTGGGCGATCAGGCATTCAACGAGCAGGTGGCCAGCGGTTTTCAGGGACATGGTGGAGTGGATGGATGACAGGTCGCCAGGATTATCCCCACGCCCCGGCCCCCGCCGCCCCCGGTTTTCACGCATGCGCACGCAGCGCGTGGCGCGCGGCCCGCGCGATGCTCTGCGCATCCACGCCGAAATGCTGGCGCAGCGCGGCGCGCGTGTCGCTGCGGCCAAAGCCGTCGGTGCCCAGCGTGAGGTAGCGCCGGCCTTCGGGCACGAAGGCGCGCACGCTCTCGGGCACGGCGCGCACATAGTCGGTCGCGGCAACCACGGGCCCCTGCGTGGCGGCCAGCTGCCGCGCGATCCAGGGCGTGCCGGGCGCGGCCTCGCCCAGGATCGCGCGCTGCTCGCAGGCCACACCGTCGCGCGCCAGTTCGCTCCAGCTCGTCACGCTGAGCACGGTGGCGGCAATGCCCTCGGCGGCCAGCAGCTCGGCGGCTTTCACCACCTCGGTCAGGATGGCGCCCGAGCCCATGAGCGTCACGGCCTGGGGCGAAGCACCGCCCTGGCGCTCTTGTGGCAAGCGCGAATAGCTACCAAAAACATAGCATCCGCGCAGCACACCCTCAGCCGCGCCTTCGGGCAGGTCGGGCTGGGCGTAGTTCTCGTTCATGAGCGTGACGTAATAGAACACGTCGCGCTGCTCCACCAGCATCTCGCGCATGCCCGCGTCGAGGACCACGGCCAGCTCGCCCGCATAGGCCGGGTCGTAGGCCTTGCAGTTGGGAATGGTGGCGGCCACGAGGTGGCTCGATCCGTCCTGGTGCTGCAGCCCCTCGCCGCCCAGCGTGGTGCGGCCCGAGGTGGCGCCCAGCAGAAAGCCGCGCGCGCGCTGGTCGGCCGCGGCCCAGATGGCGTCGCCCACGCGCTGGAAGCCGAACATCGAGTAGTAGATGTAGAACGGCAGCATGGCCAGGCCGTGCACGCTGTAGCTGGTGGCGGCGGCCGTCCAGCTGGCGATGGCCCCGGCCTCGCTGATGCCCTCTTCGAGGATCTGGCCGTCCAGCGCCTCGCGGTAGGAGAGCACCGAGCCGATGTCCTCGGGCGCGTAGCGCTGCCCCACGCTGCTGTAGATGCCGACCTGCTTGAACAGGTTGGCCATGCCGAAGGTGCGCGCCTCGTCGGCCACGATGGGCACGATGCGCGGGCCCAGTTGCGCATCCTTCAGCAGCGTGCCGAGCATGCGCACGAAGGCCATGGTGGTGCTCATCTCCTTGCCATCGGCCGCGAGGGCGAACTGCGCGTACTGCGCGAGGGCAGGCACGGGCACCGCGTCGCACGCCGTTTCGCGCCGGGGCAGCGCGCCGCCGAGTTCGGCACGGCGCGCGCGCAGGTACTGCATCTCGGCGCTGTCCTCGGCGGGCCGGTAGAAGGCCAGGCCCGTGGCCTGCGCGTCGCTGAGCGGCAGGTTGAAGCGGTTGCGGAACTCGATCAGGTCCGTGTCGTCCAGCTTCTTCTGGCTGTGCGTGGTCATCTTGCCCTGGCCGGCCGAGCCCATGCCGTAGCCCTTCTTGGTGTGGGCCAGGATCACGGTGGGCTGCCCCCGGTGGGCGGCTGCGGCGGCGTAGGCGGCGTGGATCTTCACGAGGTCGTGCCCGCCGCGCTTCAAGCGGTCGATCTGCTCGTCGGTCATGCCCTGGGCCAGCGCGGCCAGCTCGGGGTTCTGGCCGAAGAAGTTGTCGCGGTTGAAGCGCCCGTCCTTGGCGGCGAAGGTCTGCATCTGCCCGTCCACCGTCCCGCCCAGCGTGCGCGCGAGCGTGCCCGTGAGGTCGCGCGCGAACAGGCCGTCCCAGTCGCTGCCCCAGAGCAGCTTGACCACGTTCCAGCCCGCGCCGGCAAAGAGGCGCTCCAGCTCGTCCACGATGCGGCCGTTGCCGCGCACCGGCCCGTCCAGGCGCTGCAGGTTGCAGTTGACCACCCACACGAGGTTGTCCAGCCCCTCGCGCGCCGCCAGGGTCAAGGCGCTCATCGACTCGGGCTCGTCCATCTCGCCGTCGCCGAACACGCCCCACACCTTGCGGCCCTGGCAGTCGAGCAGGTTGCGGTGCGTGAGGTAGCGCATGAAGCGCGCGTGGTAGATGCTGCTGATGGGCCCGATGCCCATGGACCCCGTGGGGAACTGCCAGAAGTCGGGCATGAGCCACGGGTGCGGGTAGCTCGACAACCCCTGCGCGCCCACGGTGGGCGCGGTGATTTCCTGGCGGTAGTGCTGCAGGTCGTGTTCGGTCAGGCGCCCTTCGAGAAAGGCCCGCGCATACACGCCCGGTGCGCTGTGCGGCTGGAAGAACACCAGGTCGCCCCGGTGCTGGCCGGGCCCCGTGCCCTCGCGGGCGCGGAAGAAGTGGTGGAAGCCCGTCTCGAACAGGTCGGCCGCGCTCGCGTAGCTCGCGATGTGGCCGCCGAGCTCGCCATAGGCCTGGTTGGCGCGCACCACCATGGCCAGCGCGTTCCAGCGCATGATGGACGCGAGCCGCTCCTCAATGGCGAGGTCGCCCGGAAACACGGGCTGTGCCTGCGCGGCCACGGTGTTCACGTAAGGGCTGTTGAGATCGGGCTGCCAGCCCACGCGCTGCGCGCGCGCCAGGCGCGCCAGCTCGTCGAGCACGAAGCGCGCGCGCTCGGGGCCCTCGGTGGCTACCAGGGCCAGGAAGGCCTCGCGCCATTCGGCGGTCTCCAGGGGGTCGGCGTCCACGGCAGGGTCGTGGGGACTGAGCAAATAGCTGGGCATGGGGGCGTTCATGGAACAGACTCTAGAAAAGAGTGGGAAAAATGTGATGCCGAACGGCGTGCGGTTTGCGCCTTATTCAGCACAATATGCTTCCATTTCGCAAATGCAAAGCACATGAAGCTTGACACCACCGATCTGCGCATTCTGGCCGAGCTGCAGGCCGACGGCTCGCTCTCGAACGTGGAGCTGGCGCGGCGCGTGCACCTGTCGCCCTCGCCATGCCTGGCGCGCGTGAAGGCGCTGGAGGCGGCAGGCGTGATCGCGCGGTACGTGGCGCTGGCCAACGCGGCCGCGCTGGGCCTGGGGCTCAACGTGTTCATCAGCATCAGCCTCAAGGCCCAGAGCAAAGAGGCGCTGGCCGGCTTCGAGCGGCGCATCGCCGAGCACGACGAGGTGATGGAGTGCTACCTCATGAGCGGCGACTCCGACTACCTCATCCGCGTGGCGCTGCCCGACATCGCGGCGCTGGAGCGCTTCATCCTGGAGCAGCTCACGCCCATTCCGGGCATCGAGAAGATCCGCTCCAGCTTCGCGCTCAAGCAGGTGCGCTACAAGACGGCGTTGCCGCTGCCACGCGGTCGGGGCTGAGGCCCGCGCTCAGGTCCATGGCATGGGCCAGGTCCAGCGCCTGGCCGATGTCGGCCAGCAGGTCGCCGATGTCCTCCAGCCCCACGGACAGGCGCACCAGCCCCTCGGAGATGCCGTGCGCGGCGCGCTCCTCGGGCGTGTAGGTCGAGTGCGTCATGCTCGCGGGGTGCTGGGCCAGCGTCTCGGCATCGCCCAGGCTCACGGCGCGCGTGACGAGCCGCAGCGCATCCATGAAGCGCACGCCCGCCTGCAGCCCGCCGCGCAGCTCGAAGGCGATCATGCCGCCCATCTGGCGCATCTGCCGCTGCGCCAGCGCATGCTGCGCGAAGCCCGGCAGGCCGGGGTAGTGCACGGCGGCCGTGGCCGGGTGTGCTGCGATGAGTTCGGCCACCTGCTGCGCGTTCTGGCAATGGCGGTCCATGCGCAGCGCCAGGGTCTTGAGCCCGCGCATCACGAGGTGGGCGTCGTGCGCCGACATCACGGCGCCCGTCATGTCCTTGAGGCCGTAGAGCCGCACGCGCTGGGCCAGTTCGGCATCGGCGAACACGGCAGCGCCAGCCGTGAGGTCGCCGTGGCCGCCGAGGTACTTGGTCATCGAGTGCAGGCTCACGTCGGCCCCCAGCACCAGCGGCTGCTGCAGGTAGGGCGTGCAATAGGTGTTGTCCACCACCACGCGCACGCCGCGTGGCCGGGCCAGTGCCGACACGGCGGCGATGTCCACGAGCCGCATGTTGGGGTTGGCCGGGCTTTCGAGGTAGAGCACGCGCGTGCGCTCGGTCAGGGCTGCGGCCACGCGCGCGGAATCGGTCATGTCCACGTGCCGCACCGCCACGCCGAAGCGCGCCAGGCCGTGGTGCAGGAAGGCAAAGGTGCAGCCGTAGAGCGTGAGGTCGGCCAGCACCTCGTCGCCGGGCTCGAGCAGGGACCACAGCGTGGCCGTCACCGCGCCCATGCCCGAGCCGAAAACCACGGCGGCCGCGCCCTCCTCCAGCGTGGCCAGGCGCCCTTCGAGCAGCGCCAGCGTGGGGTTGGCGATGCGCGTGTAGAAGTAGCCGCGCTCTTCGCCCGTGAAGCAGCGCGCGCCGTAGCCCACATCGGGGAACGCATAGATGGCCGAGGTGTGGATGGGAGGCACGAGCGCACCCTGGTGCTCGGCCGGGTCGTAGCCGAAGTGGATGGCACGGGTGCTGA contains:
- a CDS encoding methionine gamma-lyase codes for the protein MTRTPSPTAGFSTRAIHFGYDPAEHQGALVPPIHTSAIYAFPDVGYGARCFTGEERGYFYTRIANPTLALLEGRLATLEEGAAAVVFGSGMGAVTATLWSLLEPGDEVLADLTLYGCTFAFLHHGLARFGVAVRHVDMTDSARVAAALTERTRVLYLESPANPNMRLVDIAAVSALARPRGVRVVVDNTYCTPYLQQPLVLGADVSLHSMTKYLGGHGDLTAGAAVFADAELAQRVRLYGLKDMTGAVMSAHDAHLVMRGLKTLALRMDRHCQNAQQVAELIAAHPATAAVHYPGLPGFAQHALAQRQMRQMGGMIAFELRGGLQAGVRFMDALRLVTRAVSLGDAETLAQHPASMTHSTYTPEERAAHGISEGLVRLSVGLEDIGDLLADIGQALDLAHAMDLSAGLSPDRVAAATPSCSAPA